In a single window of the Pseudomonas entomophila genome:
- a CDS encoding amino acid adenylation domain-containing protein, with translation MNAHQLLAFFDRHGVALEVDGDKLRCKAPKGLLDEALLQALKTHKQALIALLARPDDSAPIPRRADEQASCPLSFSQRQLWFLDQLEPGNPFYNVPSALTLKGPLDVVVLERALNLLVERHAMLRTTFVSVDGEPRQVVHASRPLRLAMLDLRDLPETARQARLAEAAEADARAPFDLVNGPLLRALLVRLADDEHVWLYSVHHIVADGWSMGVILHEVATLYGDLLGGRAPSLAPLLVQYADYACWQQQHLDEVTLQDQLDYWRRTLADAPPLLDMPGDRPRPPQQRFVGAAFSSTVDAATLAELNALARHTQGTLFNVLLGALDVLLWRYSGQRDLCVGTPFANRGRAELEPLVGHFINTLVIRQRLDPAQTFAALLREVRANMLEAHAHHDVPFDRVVEALNPPRDPGFSPLFQVMMVLQNTPGAAIAMPGLALSPHGTGSATAKFDLAFEWVERDRALHLLVEYNTDLFDRATIERLSRHYRHLLAQVAAEPKRALHDLSLMDEHECQQVLHAWNPSPALQAPIDCVHRLVEGQAARTPQACAVTFEDRRLSYAELNAQANRLARHLRTLGVGPDVRVAVCVERSLELPVALLAVLKAGGAYVPLDPDYPVGRLGHMLTDSTPAVLLTLGSAQTILRQAMQGSGWEAPMLDVQADAASWEGLATDNLAPYEVGVTPEHLAYVIYTSGTTGLPKGVMVAHRGLGNLLLWCLGVCGEAGAMLHKIPFGFDASAWETFWPLATGGRLVIARPGGHFEPGYLANVAREQQVTAMVFVPAMLQLFLETEAVSQCHSLKDVFCGGGELSPALARLFQARLPHARLHNVYGPTETTVINSIWTLAPGDEVPALRLPIGRPIANNRFHVLDDFDAPVPAGVTGHLHIGGVGVARGYLGLPALSAERFIDNPFVPGDRLYRSGDLARYRADGQLEFLGRNDFQVKLRGVRLELGEIEARLQAFPGIAASVVLMLGEAAQHQRLVACCVATQAPDEQMVRAHLAETLPSAVLPSAYLWLDSLPLTVNGKVDRQALAERADHDLAARQVNLSSPRDHIELTLYQIWKSLLLAPHIGIRDNFFAVGGTSIAAIKMAYQIGQAFAVEVPARVVLGHPTIEALGGWLRAGANPHQENSNLITFRSGDGQRNVVCIHPAGGTAFCYLSLAKVLPEAVGVYGVQSPGLNPGEATEPTVEAMAEAYLRLIEPLLARPLVLTGLSFGGLVAYEMARRLRAAGRGQVSVVLLDTQGSDDPAFRAQISTVDMAEFRDKLVRFNGMYPGIEDAQVERYYHLYNHNRLAMAAYACPPEAGRVVLVQAREDLPRGQLRALRGFWRRRASDGYLATLVQGGHWDMLESSEIHRVSRTIQRELQRFDTQEGK, from the coding sequence ATGAACGCCCATCAACTGTTGGCGTTTTTCGATCGCCATGGCGTGGCCCTCGAGGTGGACGGTGACAAACTGCGTTGCAAGGCGCCCAAGGGCTTGCTCGACGAGGCCCTGCTGCAGGCCCTGAAGACCCACAAGCAGGCGCTGATCGCCTTGCTCGCCCGGCCTGACGACAGCGCGCCGATCCCGCGTCGCGCGGATGAGCAGGCCAGTTGCCCCTTGTCGTTCTCGCAGCGCCAGTTGTGGTTCCTCGACCAGCTGGAGCCAGGCAATCCGTTCTACAACGTGCCCTCGGCGCTGACGCTCAAGGGGCCATTGGACGTGGTCGTGCTGGAGCGGGCGCTCAATCTGCTGGTTGAACGCCATGCCATGCTGCGCACCACCTTCGTCAGCGTCGACGGCGAGCCGCGCCAGGTGGTGCACGCGAGCAGGCCGCTGCGCCTGGCCATGCTGGATTTGCGTGACCTGCCCGAGACCGCGCGCCAGGCCCGCCTGGCCGAGGCGGCCGAGGCCGACGCCCGCGCACCGTTCGACCTGGTGAACGGCCCGTTGCTGCGTGCGCTGCTGGTGCGCCTGGCCGATGATGAGCATGTGTGGCTGTACAGCGTGCACCATATCGTCGCCGACGGCTGGTCGATGGGCGTGATCCTGCATGAAGTCGCCACCCTTTATGGCGACCTGCTGGGCGGCCGGGCCCCAAGCCTTGCGCCGCTGCTGGTGCAGTACGCCGACTATGCCTGCTGGCAGCAACAGCATCTGGACGAGGTGACGCTGCAGGACCAGCTTGACTACTGGCGGCGCACCCTGGCCGACGCGCCACCCCTGCTGGACATGCCTGGCGACCGCCCGCGCCCGCCGCAGCAGCGCTTTGTCGGCGCCGCGTTCAGTTCGACGGTGGACGCCGCGACCCTGGCCGAGCTCAACGCCCTGGCCCGACATACCCAGGGCACGCTGTTCAATGTGCTGCTCGGCGCCCTGGACGTGCTGCTGTGGCGCTACAGCGGCCAGCGCGACCTGTGCGTGGGCACGCCGTTCGCCAACCGGGGCAGGGCAGAGCTGGAACCGTTGGTCGGCCACTTCATCAACACCCTGGTGATCCGCCAGCGGCTCGACCCGGCGCAGACTTTCGCCGCGCTGCTGCGTGAGGTGCGGGCGAACATGCTGGAGGCCCATGCGCACCACGACGTGCCGTTCGATCGCGTGGTCGAGGCGCTCAACCCACCTCGGGACCCCGGCTTCTCGCCGCTGTTCCAGGTCATGATGGTGCTGCAGAACACCCCTGGCGCCGCGATCGCGATGCCCGGCCTGGCGCTTTCGCCCCATGGCACCGGCAGCGCCACCGCCAAGTTCGACCTGGCGTTCGAGTGGGTCGAGCGCGACAGGGCGCTGCACCTGCTGGTCGAGTACAACACCGACCTGTTCGACCGCGCGACCATCGAGCGCCTGAGCCGTCACTACCGCCACCTGCTCGCCCAGGTGGCCGCCGAGCCCAAGCGGGCGCTGCATGACTTGTCGTTGATGGACGAGCACGAGTGCCAGCAGGTGCTGCATGCCTGGAACCCGTCTCCCGCGTTGCAGGCGCCCATCGACTGCGTGCACCGCCTGGTCGAAGGGCAAGCCGCGCGCACTCCTCAGGCGTGTGCCGTCACGTTCGAGGACCGGCGGTTGAGCTATGCCGAGCTCAATGCCCAGGCCAACCGCCTGGCCCGCCACCTGCGTACCCTGGGCGTCGGCCCGGACGTGCGTGTGGCGGTCTGCGTGGAGCGCTCGCTGGAGCTGCCGGTGGCGCTGCTGGCGGTGCTCAAGGCCGGTGGCGCCTACGTGCCGCTGGACCCGGACTACCCAGTCGGGCGCCTGGGCCACATGCTCACTGACAGCACGCCCGCCGTGCTGCTGACCTTGGGCTCGGCCCAGACTATCTTGCGTCAGGCCATGCAAGGATCGGGATGGGAAGCGCCGATGCTCGACGTGCAGGCCGATGCCGCCAGCTGGGAGGGCCTGGCCACCGATAACCTGGCCCCGTATGAAGTCGGCGTGACCCCCGAGCACCTCGCCTACGTGATCTATACCTCCGGTACCACCGGCCTGCCCAAGGGCGTGATGGTCGCGCACCGCGGCCTGGGCAACCTGTTGCTGTGGTGCCTTGGCGTCTGCGGTGAGGCGGGGGCGATGCTGCACAAGATCCCGTTCGGCTTCGATGCCTCGGCCTGGGAAACCTTCTGGCCGCTGGCTACCGGTGGACGGCTGGTCATCGCCCGGCCCGGTGGGCATTTCGAACCCGGCTACCTGGCAAACGTGGCGCGCGAGCAGCAGGTCACGGCCATGGTCTTCGTACCGGCGATGCTGCAGCTGTTCCTGGAAACGGAGGCGGTCAGCCAATGCCACAGCCTCAAGGACGTATTCTGCGGGGGCGGCGAGCTGTCGCCGGCCCTGGCGCGGCTGTTCCAGGCGCGCCTGCCTCATGCACGCTTGCACAACGTCTACGGCCCCACCGAAACCACGGTCATCAACAGTATCTGGACGCTGGCGCCGGGCGACGAGGTACCCGCGCTGCGCCTGCCGATCGGCCGGCCCATCGCCAACAACCGTTTCCACGTGCTCGACGATTTCGATGCCCCAGTGCCGGCCGGTGTCACCGGCCACCTGCACATCGGTGGCGTGGGCGTGGCCCGCGGCTACCTGGGGCTGCCGGCGCTGAGCGCCGAGCGCTTCATCGACAACCCGTTCGTGCCTGGTGATCGGCTGTACCGCAGCGGCGACCTGGCGCGCTACCGTGCCGATGGGCAGCTGGAGTTCCTCGGGCGCAACGACTTCCAGGTCAAGCTGCGCGGCGTGCGCCTGGAACTGGGCGAGATCGAGGCCCGGCTGCAGGCCTTCCCCGGTATTGCTGCCAGCGTGGTGTTGATGCTCGGCGAAGCGGCCCAGCATCAACGCCTGGTGGCCTGCTGCGTGGCGACCCAGGCGCCGGACGAGCAGATGGTGCGCGCGCACCTGGCCGAAACCCTGCCCAGCGCCGTGTTGCCCAGCGCCTATCTGTGGCTCGACAGCCTGCCGCTCACGGTCAACGGCAAGGTTGACCGCCAGGCACTGGCCGAGCGCGCCGACCATGACCTGGCGGCGCGCCAGGTCAACCTGAGCAGCCCGCGCGATCACATCGAACTGACCCTCTACCAGATCTGGAAAAGCCTGCTGCTGGCCCCGCACATCGGTATTCGCGACAACTTCTTCGCCGTGGGCGGCACCTCCATCGCCGCGATCAAGATGGCCTACCAGATCGGCCAGGCCTTCGCTGTCGAAGTGCCGGCGCGGGTGGTGCTGGGCCACCCGACCATCGAGGCGCTGGGCGGCTGGTTGCGGGCGGGGGCCAACCCCCACCAGGAGAACAGCAACCTGATTACCTTCAGGTCAGGGGACGGCCAGCGCAACGTGGTGTGCATCCACCCGGCCGGCGGCACCGCGTTCTGTTACCTGTCGCTGGCCAAGGTGCTGCCCGAGGCGGTCGGCGTGTACGGCGTGCAGTCGCCGGGGCTTAACCCGGGGGAGGCCACCGAGCCCACGGTGGAGGCGATGGCCGAGGCGTACCTGCGGCTGATCGAGCCTCTGCTGGCGCGGCCGTTGGTGCTCACCGGGCTGTCGTTCGGCGGCCTGGTGGCCTACGAAATGGCCCGGCGCCTGCGGGCGGCCGGGCGCGGGCAGGTCAGCGTGGTGCTGCTCGATACCCAAGGCTCGGACGACCCGGCCTTCCGCGCGCAGATCAGCACCGTCGACATGGCGGAGTTCCGCGACAAGCTGGTGCGCTTCAATGGCATGTACCCCGGTATCGAGGATGCCCAGGTCGAACGCTACTACCACCTGTACAACCACAATCGCCTGGCCATGGCGGCTTATGCCTGCCCACCGGAGGCCGGCCGGGTGGTGCTGGTGCAGGCCCGGGAAGACCTGCCACGCGGCCAATTGCGCGCGCTGCGCGGGTTCTGGCGCCGTCGCGCCAGTGATGGTTACCTGGCCACGCTGGTGCAGGGGGGGCACTGGGACATGCTTGAAAGCAGCGAAATCCATCGGGTTTCACGGACGATCCAGCGCGAACTGCAGCGTTTCGACACCCAGGAGGGGAAATGA